The sequence below is a genomic window from Longimicrobium sp..
ACGAGTACGACTTCTCCACGCGCGGCGCCGCGCTGGTGGCCGCCGAGCTGCTGAAGTACCGCTCGTACGTGCAGCCGCGGAGCAACGTGCAGCTCATCCCGAAGGGCGCTACCGACGTGCTCGGCCAGCGCGTGGTGGCCGCCGGCCGCACCCTGGACCTGCGCGCGGCCGACTTCCAGCCCAGCGCCCCCCGCATCGACCTGCGCGAGGGCGACCGGCCACAGGAGCTGCGCTTCACCTACGCGCCCGGCGGCACCCCGGTGGCCGAGATCGTCTACACCTTCCGGCCCGACGACTACCTGGTGGACGTCCGCGGCCGCTTCTTCGGGCTCGGCGGCGCGGGGACGCTGTACACCGAGCTGGGCCCCGGCCTGGCGCCGCACGACGCGCGCGAGCACGCCCAGGAGCGCGAGCTCTCGCTGGTGGCGTGGAACCGCGAGCGCGTCGAGCGGCTCCCGCTGCGCCGGGTGCAGGCGGCCGACACCATCCCCGGGCCGCTCGCCTGGGCGGGGGTGCGGGACCGCTACTTCTTCCTGGCGCTCATCAACCCCACCGGCCGCCAGTTCACGCGGCTGATGGCCCGGAACGTCCCCGACGAGCCCTACACGGTGCGGGGCGAGCGCCTGGTCTCGCCGCGGGCGCTCGGCACCACCGTGCTCCCGCTGGGGCCCGACGGCACCTTCGCCTTCCAGGCGTACCTGGGGCCGCTGGAGCACGGGCGCCTGGCCGCCGCCGGCCACGAGCTGGAGGAGGTGAACCCGTACGGCTACCGCTGGCTGCGCCCGGTGATCCGGCCGATCGCCGCGGGGGTGCTGTGGGTGCTGCGCGAGCTGCACGACTCGCTGGGGCTGGCGTACGGGTGGGTGCTGATCCTCTTCGGCGTGATGGTGCGCCTGGTCACCTGGCCGCTGAACGCCAAGGCCGGCCGCGCGCAGATGCGCAACATGGCCGTGCAGCCGCAGCTGCAGGCGCGCATGAAGGAGATCCAGACGCGCTACGCCGAAGACCCGCGGAAGCAGCAGCAGGAGATGATGAAGATGTACCAGGAGCTGGGGGTGAGCCCCTTCTCCATGATGTCGGGGTGCCTGCCGCTCTTGATCCCCATGCCGGTGCTGATCACGCTCTTCTTCGTCTTCCAGGGCGCCGTGGAGTTCCGCGGGGCGCGCTTCGCCTGGCTGCCGGACCTGTCGCTGCAGGACCCGCTGTTCCTGCTGCCGGCCTTCCTGGTGGCCTCCATGTTCGCGCTGCAGTGGATCACCAGCAAGATGAGCGGGATCGAGCAGAACGCGCAGACGAAGACGATGATGTACACGATGCCCCTGATGATGGGCTTCTTCTTCTGGTTCATGCCGTCGGGGCTCAACCTGTACTACGCCACCACCAACCTGGCCTCCATCCCCCAGCAGGTGCTGCTGGCCCGCGAGCGCCGCGCGGCCATGGAAGCGCAGAAGGCGAAGGAGTCCGCCCAAGCCAGGCGCCCCGCCGGCCGCCCCGCGAGCCGCGAAAAGCCCCGCCGCTGATCCCGGTCCGGACCGATCGACACGACGCCCGCCCCTCACGACGAGAGGCGGGCGTTCGCGTCTCATCCCATTCTGGGAAAACGACAAAGCCTCACGCAGAGTCAGCAGAGTCAGCAGAGTCAGCAGAGAAACACCTCTGCTCCCCCTGCGCGAGAAAGATCTCCCGCGGTTGCCCCCCGCCCTCCCCTCCCCCATTCTCCCCCGCATGCCCGCGCCTCCCCTTACCGCCGACACTATCGCCGCCATCGCCACGCCGCCCGGCCGCGGCGCCGTCGCCCTGCTGCGCGTCTCCGGCCCCGGCGCGCTCGGCGTGCTCCGCGGCGTCGCGCCCTCGCTCGACGGCGCGCCGGCGCCGCGCCGCCAGCGGCTGCTCGCGCTCCGGCACCCGGAGACGGGTGAGCGGCTGGACCGGGGGCTGGTCGCCTTCTTCCCCGCCCCGGCCAGCTACACCGGCGAGGACACGGTCGAGATCACCACCCACGGCGGCGTGCTCACCCCGCAGCTCGTGCTCGACGCGCTCCTGGCCGCCGGCGCCCGCGCGGCCGAGCCGGGCGAGTTCACCCGCCGCGCGTACCTGAACGGCAAGCTCGACCTCCTCCAGGCCGAGGCCGTGCTCGACCTGATCGACGGGCGCTCGCGCGCGCTGCACCGGGCGGCCGTGCACCAGATGGAGCGCGGCCTCTCGCGCCGGGTCGAGGAGCTGCGCGCGGCTATCGTCGGCACCGAGGCGCTCGTCGCCTACTCCATCGACTTCCCCGAAGAAGACGAGCCGCCCGTTCCCCCCGCGCGCGCGCGCGCCTCCGCCGCCGACGTGCTCGGCCGCCTGGACGCGCTCCTGGCCACCGCGCCCGAGGGCGAGCTGCTCCGTGAGGGAGCGCTCACCGTCCTCGCCGGGCGGCCGAACTCGGGGAAGTCGTCGCTCTTCAACGCGCTGCTGGGGGTGGAGCGCGCCATCGTCACCGACGTCCCCGGCACCACCCGTGACGCGCTGGAGGCCTCGGTCACCCTCGACGGCTACCCCTTCCGCCTGGTGGACACCGCCGGCCTGCGCGAGACCGCCGACCGCGTGGAGACGATCGGCATCGAGGTGGCCCGCCGCTACCTGGCCGCCGCCGACATCGTGCTCTTCTGCGTCGAGGCCGGCCGGTCGGTCGAAAGCGACGAGCGCGAGTTCCTGGTCGGGCTCGACCCCGCGCGCGCGGTGGTGGTGCGGACCA
It includes:
- the yidC gene encoding membrane protein insertase YidC, with protein sequence MEKRLLLAFALTAILLVVWNYLAPPAPQPPARPRADSVAAAPAAAPSAAPAAAVPAAPRAPARTVTVRSPLYEYDFSTRGAALVAAELLKYRSYVQPRSNVQLIPKGATDVLGQRVVAAGRTLDLRAADFQPSAPRIDLREGDRPQELRFTYAPGGTPVAEIVYTFRPDDYLVDVRGRFFGLGGAGTLYTELGPGLAPHDAREHAQERELSLVAWNRERVERLPLRRVQAADTIPGPLAWAGVRDRYFFLALINPTGRQFTRLMARNVPDEPYTVRGERLVSPRALGTTVLPLGPDGTFAFQAYLGPLEHGRLAAAGHELEEVNPYGYRWLRPVIRPIAAGVLWVLRELHDSLGLAYGWVLILFGVMVRLVTWPLNAKAGRAQMRNMAVQPQLQARMKEIQTRYAEDPRKQQQEMMKMYQELGVSPFSMMSGCLPLLIPMPVLITLFFVFQGAVEFRGARFAWLPDLSLQDPLFLLPAFLVASMFALQWITSKMSGIEQNAQTKTMMYTMPLMMGFFFWFMPSGLNLYYATTNLASIPQQVLLARERRAAMEAQKAKESAQARRPAGRPASREKPRR
- the mnmE gene encoding tRNA uridine-5-carboxymethylaminomethyl(34) synthesis GTPase MnmE: MPAPPLTADTIAAIATPPGRGAVALLRVSGPGALGVLRGVAPSLDGAPAPRRQRLLALRHPETGERLDRGLVAFFPAPASYTGEDTVEITTHGGVLTPQLVLDALLAAGARAAEPGEFTRRAYLNGKLDLLQAEAVLDLIDGRSRALHRAAVHQMERGLSRRVEELRAAIVGTEALVAYSIDFPEEDEPPVPPARARASAADVLGRLDALLATAPEGELLREGALTVLAGRPNSGKSSLFNALLGVERAIVTDVPGTTRDALEASVTLDGYPFRLVDTAGLRETADRVETIGIEVARRYLAAADIVLFCVEAGRSVESDEREFLVGLDPARAVVVRTKSDLMGDRGQGTGDSGNDLPGGVREVSVAATEGRGIPELRDALLGIAFGGILGEPGEAPLVTRGRHARALRSARGEVAAFLEAMDDAVPMELAATHLRAAAGALEDLIGAVTVDDVLDRVFGDFCVGK